The region CCCGTGCTGGAGGCGGCGATGCCGGTCATCACCCGCCTGCCCGAGGAAACGGTCGCGGTGCCAGCCGAAATCGTCACGCCTGCGCAGAGCGCCGTCGCGGCGATCGAACAGGCGCAGCCGGCTTTGCAGCAGCCTGCCCCGCACCAGCCTGCCCTGCAGGCTGCGGCGCCGCGCAACGAGGACGTCGAACCCGTCGTCGAGTCGACTTCGGCCCTGGTCGAAGAGACCCGCGTCGAGGACACCGTGGTCGAACAGGCCGTGATCGAGCAGACCCCGGTCGAACCGACCGTGGTCCAGCCGGTCGCCGAAGCCCCGAAGGCCGAGGCCCGCCCGGCACAGGTCGAACCGGCCGTTGCGGCTTCCGCTGCGACCGGCTCGGTCGAACCGAAGGCCGCCGACACCGCTGCCGCCGAAGCCATCTCGGTAGAGGCTGCTCCGGTCGAACCGGCCCAGGCCGACGCCGGCAACGCAGCGCCGGCAACGACGCCGCGCACCGCTGGCCTGTTCGATGCCCTGCCTCATCCGGTCGAACCGGCCCGCACCGACGCGGCCAATGCCGCCGTCGAAGGCGAGCAGGATGCGGCCGACGGGTCGTCCGACGACGAGCGTCGCGCCTGACCGGCGACGCTCCAGCCGGACCCTAATCCGGTACGTAACCACCGAGAAACCGGCCGCTGATGCGGCCGGTTTTTTTTGCGTCGGATTGGCGGCGCCGCTGTCTCGCAGCCGCCGACACACACCGGTCAGCGCCCCCGGAGATCACCGGCCTCGGTTGTGGATCGACCCCGCGAACAAGCAGGCTCGTTCGCGCCAGGGTGAACAACGGCGTGGCCGCTGCAACCGGGGCCGCGCGCCCTCGAGCGATGCCGGCGCGCACTCAGCGCCGGCGCAGCCGCATCACAGCGAATGCGCGGGATCGGCGAGTCCGTACTGCGCGGCCAAACGGGCCAGCGCGATGCTGTCGGTGATCGCGAGTTTCTCGAACAAGCGGGTCTTGTGGGTGTTGACCGTCTTCGCGCTGAGGCTGAGGCGCTTGGCGATTTCTTCCTGGCGGAAGCCCTGCACCAGCAGCAAGGCGATCTCCAACTCGCGCGGCGACAGCTCGTCGAACGGCGAATTGCCGCCGTCGATGTTCGACAGCGCCAGATGCTGGGCGATGTTGCTGGCCAGATAGCGCTTGCCGCGGGCGACATCGCGGATGGCGCGCAGCAATTCGCTGGCATCGCCGCCCTTGCCGACGTAACCGGACGCGCCGACTTCGAGCAGACGCTTCGGCATCGGGCCGTCTTCCAGCACCGAGACGATGATCACGCGCGTGCCGTGGTCGCCCTTGACGATGCGCTCGGTCACTTCCAGCCCGCTCACGCCGGGCAGATGCAGATCGCACAGCACCACGTCGGGCTTGAGCTTGCGAATCAGCGGCATGGCCTCTTCGCCGCTCTCGACGTCGCCGAGCACTTCGATATCCGTCTCCGCCGACAGAATCATGCGCATGCCCGTGCGGACCAACGCATGGTCGTCAACGATGAATACACGGATAGTCATTGTCCCTTCCCCTACGACCCAGACCTGCAACGCCAACGAGGCTACGCGCCGGCATGGTGCGGTGCAAGGCATTCATAATGTGAAAGTGGGCACAATGCGCTTCACATCCGGCCCTCCAACGCTCTCTCGAGAAGACCCAATGCGTTCTCAGAAACCCTCGCCGATCGTCACAACCGTCGTCACATCCCTGTTGTTGCTTTCAATGACCGGCGCGAGCGCACGCGAAGCCGCTGCCGTTGCCGGCACGCCCGCAAGCGCGCCGGCCACCACCACCGACTCGTGGCTCGGCGATGTCCGCAGCCTGTCGCAGGCCGGTGCCGGCAACCGCCGCGCGCCGATCGAAAAGCGTCTGGACGGCCTGGGCCTGAAGTGGAAAGCGGTCGCCTTCGAAACCGCGAAGAAGCAACAGGGGCAGAACCTGATCGCCGAAGTCTCCGGCGCCGGCGCAGCGCCGTTGCTGCTGTTCGGCGCGCATTTCGACCAGGTCGACGAAGGCCACGGAGCGACCGACAACGCCTCCGGCAGCGCCACCGTGCTGGCCCTGGCCGAACGCTTCAAGCACAAGCCGCTCGCCCACCATCGCGTCGCGGTGGCGTTCTGGGACCTGGAAGAAGCCGGCCTGCTCGGTTCCAGCGCCTACATCGCCCAGGGCAGCGAAAAGCCCGCGCTGTACGTCAATTTCGACGTGTTCGGCTGGGGCGACACTTTGTGGATGATGACGCCCGACGCGAACAGCGCCCTGGTCGGCGCCAGCCGCGACGCGGTGAAAGCCTCCGGGCTGCAGTTGTCCGCCGGCCGCGAGTACCCGCCGAGCGACCACCTGCCTTTCATCAAGGCCGGCTGGCCGGCGGTGTCGTATTCGCTGATCGGCAACGAAGAAGTGCCGTTGATCCTGTCCTTCTTCAAGGGCGAGAAAACCGCGACCCAGGCCAAGGTCATCCAGGTCATCCACAGCAGCAACGACACCGTCGAACAGATCGACGCGGCCGCCACCGCTCGCGGCGTCGACGCGGTCGAACGGGCGATCCGACAGTGGGATGCGGCTCAAAATTGATCGATCACGTCGATAGCCGAAAACGGCGAGTCTGCGGGCGCGCGGCGTGAGATTCTTACGCCCTCGCCTCCTTCTTCCGGAATCTTTCGCATGAGCGCACAAGCCCAACGAGCCGATCACTTCCACAGCCTGCACCGCGACGGCCTGCTGCTGCTCGCCAATGCCTGGGACGCCGGCACCGCGCGCCTGATCGAAAGCCTCGGCGCCAAGGCGGTCGCCACCACCAGCGCCGGCGTCGCCTGGTCGCACGGTTATCCCGACGGCGACCTGCTGCCGGTGCGGCGTCTGGTCGCGACCATCGCCGACATCGTCCGCGTCATCCGCGTGCCGCTCACCGTCGACGTCGAAGGCGGCTATTCCGACGATCCGGCCGCGGTCGCCGAGACCGTGGCCGGCCTGATCGACGTCGGCGCGGTCGGCATCAACCTCGAAGACGGCGGCGGCGATCCCGAGCTGCTGTGCGCGAAGATCGAACACATCAAGCGCGCCAGCGCACGCCTCGGCGTGGCGCTGTTCGTCAACACCCGTACCGACGTGTATCTGCGCGGCCTGGCGCCGCCGGAACGCCGCGTCGAGGAAACCCTGGCACGCGCTGCGCGCTATCGCGCCGCCGGTGCCGACGGCCTGTTCGTGCCCGGCCTGACCGACGAAACCGAAGTACGCGCGATCGCCGCCGATGCCGGCCTGCCCTTGAACCTGCTCGCGCGTCCGGCCTTGCCGGCCGCGGCCGAACTGGAACGCTGGGGCGTGCGCCGCCTGAGCGCGGGCTCGGACATTTCCCAATCGGTATTCGCGCGAACGAGCGCGCTGGCCAGCGGCTTCCTCAGCGACGGCGACTCGCGCCCGCTCGGCGCCGACGTCATGGCGTATTCGCAACTCAACGCACTGTTCGCCGATCGCTGAGCGGCGCCGCTCAGCGCATCAATCCGTAATCCTCGAAACGGACCTTGAACCTCAGCGCATCCTGGTACCTCGGCGGAATATCGCCGAGGTGCCGGTCGATGCGCTCATCGTCGTCATCGTCGAACAGATAGAACGGCAGAGCGTTCGCCGGAGTGATCTTGACGATGCGTCCCGGCTGTCCGGGCTCTCGATATTCGCGGATCACGTCGTCGCCGGCATAACGCACGCGCACCTGCGGGTCGACCAGGCCCGCGGTCGGGTCCGGCAGGCTGGCGCAGGCCGCCAGCGTGGCCAGAGCCAGTGTCAGCACGGCATAGCGCATGGCAGTCTCCTTGCGATTCGCCTCGGACTATACCCGGGCAGCAGTCCGACACAGCATGGCGCTTTCCGGGTAGGAGCGGCGCAAGCCGCGACCGCGACATCGCGGTAACGACGCATGCGGCAGGAACGCGGTCGCGGCCTGCGCCGCTCCTGCCCCCAAACCACCAGGCTGCGCCGAATCCCGTCGACCGGCGGGCCCGCTCGCCGGCTAGCCGCAACGGGCTATTCCGCCGCGCCCGCGCCTGCCGTAGCTTTGCCGCAAGCCGGACCGGCGCGTCCCCTGACGCATGCGCCGCCACGGTCGATATGCAGGCAGTTCAATGGATGGACTACCGAGGGATGATCATGAACGATCCGAACCGAGCGCCGGCGGATACCGCCGGATGGACCGAAGCGCAGCGGGCCTTGTGGCAACGTCTGTGCGATTACCGATTCGACGACGACGATTCCAACGAATTCCTGACCCGCGTCGCCACGACTTCCCTGCTCGCTCTCAGCGAAGCGCGAGCGGCGCTCGACGAATACCGCCGTTTCTGTTTTCTCGCCGTCACCGTCGCCCATGCGGTCACGCCCAGCGAGCTCGTCGACGAGGTCTGGCACACCCATATCGTCGACACCCGACGCTACGAGCGTTTCTGCAACGAGGTACTGCAGTACGACCTGCATCACGTGCCTTCGCGCGGCGGCCGCGGCGAAGACTTGAAACACCAACGGCAGTACGCCGACACCTTGGACAGCTACCGGCGCTTTTTCGGCCTGCCGCCGAGCCGGTTCTGGCCGGAACCGCGCGCACCGCGGCCGCCGGCGGCGGCGGCGGCGAGCGTCGCGCTCGCCGAGCCGCGCGCGTCGTGGCGACCGATGCGCTTCGGCATGATCGTCGTCGTGAGCCTGTATGCGCTGATGGCGCTGAGCGCGAGCGAGGTCAACCCGCTGCACTGGACCGGCGGCATGTTCCTGATCTGGTTCATCGCCCTGATGATCGCCGCGTCGATCGCGGGCTCCTGGCTGCGGCAACGCCTGCGCGGACCGCAGAGCCCGAGGTCGAGTCACCAGGCCGATCGTTGGGAACAGGCCTATCTGTCCGGCGGCAGCGATCGGGTCGCCGATGCGATCGTGGTCGACCTGCTCGCGCTCGACGCGGTCAGCCTGGATTACGACCGCAAGAAGGCCCGCCAGGCCTACGAGAACGATCGCGTGTGGCTGCGCCCGCGCCTGTCCCCGGAACAAGCCGAGACGCTACCGCCGGTGTTGCGCGAAGCGCTCGATGTGATCGCCGAAAAACAGAGCCTCGCGCGCATTCTGCTGGCGTTGCGCGAGCGCCATCGCACGCTGGAGGAAACGCTGCTCCGCAAAGGCTGGCTGATGAGCCCGCAGCAGCAAGCCTGGGCGGCGAGACTGTCGGCCCTGCCCTTGGCCGCGGTCGCCGCACTGGGCCTGTGCAAGATCGGCATCGGCCTGCAGCTGCAACGCCCGGTCGGATTCCTGATCGCCCTGACCGTACTCACCCTTCTCATGGCGCTGTATCGAGCGCTTTCGACCCGGGCCCGGCCCCTGAGTTGGGCCGGCGACTGGGAACTGTACGAAGCCGCCAAGCAACGACGCACAGACGGCGCCGACCCGGCCGCCACGGTCGCACTGGCCGGCACGGCGGTGCTGTTCGGCACCCCGTTCTCCGACTATCAACAGATCCGCACGCCCTCCTCGTTCAACAACGAGGGAGGTGGCGGCGATGGTGGAGGTGGCGACGGAGGCGGCGGCGGTGGGTGCGGCGGCGGCTGCGGTGGCTGCGGCGGAAGTTGACCGACAGCTTCGCGGCGACGCGCACCGGCGCCTGCGGCCACGGCGCTCGCCGGCTAAGACGAGCGCCGTGACCCGATGCATCAATCCACGTTGATCACGACCACGCTCATCCACGGCACCGACACCACCACCCGCCCCTGCGAGAACGCTCTCGCCGTGGCGATCTTCAGCGGCGGCAGGAACTGCGCGCCGCTGGTGAAGTTGGCCGGGTCCATGCCGCGGCCGTAGCGCCACGCCGTGTAGGTGCCGCTGCTCTTGCCGGTCAGGGCGAGCACCGCCTGGCGATCGGTGGTCTCGGATTTGTTGATCAAGACGATCTTCTTGGCATTGTCGGTGGCGAACACTTCCAGGTCCGGCACCGCCGTCGTCGCCGCGACCATGGTCTGGCCGTAGCGCCGCGACCAGGCACCCCCGCTCCAGGCCGACACGCCCCAATACGCCGGCAAGCGAACGTGGCGGCCGCCGGGCTGATCGTTGAGGTCGGTGCCGTCGCTGATCAATCCCAACGGGCCGTTGTTGTCGGAGTACTGATAGGCACTGCCGCCGGCACGCAGCACGTGGCCGATCACCGATGCGGTGTGGACGACGTTGCGCGAGGTGTAGAACGAATTACGCCACTGCGCATCGTAGCGCGTGTGGTAGTTGAACTCGCCGACCTGGATGGCGATGCCGCCGGCGCGGTCGCCGAAGCTCAGGTCGATTTCGTTGCGCAGCCAGGCGATCGCGTCGCCGTACTGCGAAGTCACGCCCAGGTTGCCCAGCGGCTGGCCGTCGCCGTACTTGTGGAAATCGACCACGTCGGTATCGGCGTGGCTGCTGGCGAAGAACTGGCGGAAATCGCCGTATTTGTAGTCGGCCCAGGTCACCAGCGACGGCCCGGCCAGCGATAACGGCTGCGCACTGGCCTGGCGCATCGCCACCGCGATGTTGTGGAAGCCGTCGCTGCCGTTTCCGCCGGCGATGTAGTTGCCGACGCCGAAACCGTTGTCGGGCTCGTTGCCGATGATGTAGTCGGCCACCGGGCCGCCGCGCTGGCCGCCGTTGTCGTTGAAGTAACGCACCAAGGCCGCCGCGTCGCTGGCGCGGATGTCGTTGTCGCCGGCCGTACCGCCGACCGCGATCATCGGAATGCCGCCGATGCTCTTGATCCCGCGGACGTAGGCTTCGCCTTCGTTGCCGCCGTGGATGTTGCCGGCCGACGAACCGACCTGGCCGTTGTGATGGAACAGCGGCACCCGCCAGACCAGCGGTCCCAGGTCGCGCAGGTACTGCGTCCACAGCGTGCGGTTGCTGCCCTTGATC is a window of Lysobacter antibioticus DNA encoding:
- a CDS encoding response regulator produces the protein MTIRVFIVDDHALVRTGMRMILSAETDIEVLGDVESGEEAMPLIRKLKPDVVLCDLHLPGVSGLEVTERIVKGDHGTRVIIVSVLEDGPMPKRLLEVGASGYVGKGGDASELLRAIRDVARGKRYLASNIAQHLALSNIDGGNSPFDELSPRELEIALLLVQGFRQEEIAKRLSLSAKTVNTHKTRLFEKLAITDSIALARLAAQYGLADPAHSL
- a CDS encoding M28 family metallopeptidase codes for the protein MRSQKPSPIVTTVVTSLLLLSMTGASAREAAAVAGTPASAPATTTDSWLGDVRSLSQAGAGNRRAPIEKRLDGLGLKWKAVAFETAKKQQGQNLIAEVSGAGAAPLLLFGAHFDQVDEGHGATDNASGSATVLALAERFKHKPLAHHRVAVAFWDLEEAGLLGSSAYIAQGSEKPALYVNFDVFGWGDTLWMMTPDANSALVGASRDAVKASGLQLSAGREYPPSDHLPFIKAGWPAVSYSLIGNEEVPLILSFFKGEKTATQAKVIQVIHSSNDTVEQIDAAATARGVDAVERAIRQWDAAQN
- a CDS encoding isocitrate lyase/PEP mutase family protein; translated protein: MSAQAQRADHFHSLHRDGLLLLANAWDAGTARLIESLGAKAVATTSAGVAWSHGYPDGDLLPVRRLVATIADIVRVIRVPLTVDVEGGYSDDPAAVAETVAGLIDVGAVGINLEDGGGDPELLCAKIEHIKRASARLGVALFVNTRTDVYLRGLAPPERRVEETLARAARYRAAGADGLFVPGLTDETEVRAIAADAGLPLNLLARPALPAAAELERWGVRRLSAGSDISQSVFARTSALASGFLSDGDSRPLGADVMAYSQLNALFADR
- a CDS encoding DUF2782 domain-containing protein; the protein is MRYAVLTLALATLAACASLPDPTAGLVDPQVRVRYAGDDVIREYREPGQPGRIVKITPANALPFYLFDDDDDERIDRHLGDIPPRYQDALRFKVRFEDYGLMR
- a CDS encoding TIGR04222 domain-containing membrane protein; the protein is MNDPNRAPADTAGWTEAQRALWQRLCDYRFDDDDSNEFLTRVATTSLLALSEARAALDEYRRFCFLAVTVAHAVTPSELVDEVWHTHIVDTRRYERFCNEVLQYDLHHVPSRGGRGEDLKHQRQYADTLDSYRRFFGLPPSRFWPEPRAPRPPAAAAASVALAEPRASWRPMRFGMIVVVSLYALMALSASEVNPLHWTGGMFLIWFIALMIAASIAGSWLRQRLRGPQSPRSSHQADRWEQAYLSGGSDRVADAIVVDLLALDAVSLDYDRKKARQAYENDRVWLRPRLSPEQAETLPPVLREALDVIAEKQSLARILLALRERHRTLEETLLRKGWLMSPQQQAWAARLSALPLAAVAALGLCKIGIGLQLQRPVGFLIALTVLTLLMALYRALSTRARPLSWAGDWELYEAAKQRRTDGADPAATVALAGTAVLFGTPFSDYQQIRTPSSFNNEGGGGDGGGGDGGGGGGCGGGCGGCGGS